In one Pseudarthrobacter oxydans genomic region, the following are encoded:
- a CDS encoding lysophospholipid acyltransferase family protein codes for MAWSPAPNDLFYRVIVGCGLLLRRIFRIRIISSGTEHLPPAGPRTGASRSVVPGSGAVFAVTHFGYVDFAAAELLLWERSRGELRFLVHQGAADHWLAGPAISAAGHVVVGYTGRADAYDAAVAKLRAGEYLGVFPEAGVSRSFTVRECRTGAVRMAAEAGVPVIPVAVWGAHRILTRGRGFSAGRTWRAPVRIHVGEPLVFAPGDAAGAGTAELRARLQDGIGTCIADFPLRPEPGAWWMPAHLGGSAPTEPERQLLDAEDVLTRRRRTFRRT; via the coding sequence ATGGCATGGAGCCCCGCACCCAATGACCTCTTCTACCGCGTCATCGTCGGCTGCGGACTGCTGCTTCGGCGGATCTTCCGGATCCGGATCATCAGCAGCGGAACAGAGCACCTGCCGCCTGCAGGCCCCCGGACGGGGGCGTCCAGGTCTGTGGTTCCGGGCAGCGGCGCCGTTTTCGCCGTGACGCACTTCGGCTATGTCGATTTTGCCGCCGCCGAACTGCTGCTGTGGGAACGGTCCCGCGGGGAGCTGCGGTTCCTGGTCCACCAGGGTGCAGCCGATCATTGGCTTGCCGGGCCTGCCATCAGCGCCGCCGGGCACGTGGTGGTCGGGTACACCGGCCGGGCGGACGCCTATGACGCAGCGGTGGCCAAGCTGCGCGCCGGCGAATACCTTGGCGTGTTCCCGGAGGCGGGCGTGAGCCGCAGCTTCACCGTGCGCGAGTGCAGGACCGGGGCAGTCCGGATGGCGGCCGAAGCCGGCGTTCCGGTCATCCCCGTTGCGGTCTGGGGCGCCCACCGGATCCTCACCCGCGGCCGCGGCTTCTCGGCCGGAAGGACATGGCGCGCACCGGTCCGGATCCACGTGGGTGAGCCGCTGGTATTCGCGCCCGGTGACGCTGCTGGCGCCGGCACTGCGGAACTCCGGGCCAGGCTCCAGGACGGGATCGGGACGTGCATCGCCGATTTTCCACTGCGGCCGGAACCCGGCGCCTGGTGGATGCCCGCGCACCTGGGCGGCAGCGCCCCGACTGAACCCGAGCGGCAACTGCTCGATGCCGAAGACGTGCTGACGCGCCGCCGTCGTACTTTCCGCAGAACGTAG
- a CDS encoding YibE/F family protein, translated as MAARRKANRILAAVLIPLTLLTLAGMAMLWPSGSKEGISLANPYAAAPGVTFDTGTIQSVVTENCMQGASQQGQSQQGQNQQGSGDQAQGRQSQQGSDCTFAFTEPDKGGSPVKVVINPDVAKSHGVKPGDQIRYLNLSNAPGASAAQGSPAFIFVDFVRTLPIVLLALLYAAVVIAVARWRGLRALVGLVGAYFVLASFMLPGLVEGKPPLLLALVGSTVIMIGVLYFAHGFSARTSTALLGTMFGLGITALLAAWATGAANLAGVGSHDATTLVNTSANISISGVILCGLIISGLGVLNDVTITQSSAVWELYELAPGSSARKLFTSAMRIGRDHIASTVYTIAFAYAGAALPILIIVMLYDRPLADTLTSAELSEEVIRTLVGSIGLVLAIPVTTLIAVLVVKATGVRAGAEAAAPAVESKRPGRTPADSANGNGGHTIVDDVEDTGALAAAALEGRSRRSAAGEDSGFPTRRGRRAERG; from the coding sequence ATGGCCGCCCGACGGAAAGCCAACCGCATCCTGGCGGCGGTGCTGATCCCGCTGACGCTGCTCACGCTGGCGGGAATGGCGATGCTCTGGCCCTCGGGCAGCAAAGAGGGCATTTCCCTGGCCAACCCCTACGCTGCCGCCCCCGGGGTCACCTTCGACACCGGAACCATCCAAAGCGTGGTGACGGAAAACTGCATGCAGGGCGCGTCGCAGCAGGGCCAAAGCCAGCAGGGCCAAAACCAGCAGGGTTCGGGCGACCAGGCCCAGGGCCGGCAATCCCAACAGGGATCGGACTGCACTTTCGCGTTCACGGAGCCGGACAAGGGCGGCAGCCCGGTCAAAGTGGTCATCAACCCGGACGTCGCGAAGTCCCATGGGGTGAAGCCCGGGGACCAGATCCGGTACCTGAACCTGTCCAACGCCCCGGGCGCCTCAGCGGCCCAGGGCTCGCCGGCCTTCATTTTTGTGGACTTCGTCCGGACCCTGCCCATCGTCCTGCTCGCACTGCTGTATGCGGCGGTGGTGATCGCCGTGGCCCGCTGGCGGGGCCTGCGTGCCCTGGTCGGGCTCGTCGGCGCCTACTTCGTGCTGGCCAGCTTTATGCTCCCGGGACTGGTGGAGGGGAAACCGCCGCTGCTGCTGGCCCTGGTTGGGTCCACGGTGATCATGATCGGCGTCCTGTACTTCGCCCACGGATTCTCGGCACGGACCTCCACTGCACTCCTGGGCACCATGTTCGGGCTGGGGATTACGGCGCTCCTGGCCGCCTGGGCCACGGGCGCCGCCAATCTCGCCGGGGTGGGCAGCCACGACGCCACTACCCTGGTGAACACCTCTGCCAATATCTCCATCTCCGGCGTCATCCTGTGCGGGCTCATCATCTCCGGGCTGGGTGTCCTCAACGACGTGACCATCACCCAGTCCTCCGCCGTCTGGGAACTCTATGAACTGGCGCCGGGGAGCAGTGCCCGGAAGCTGTTCACCTCAGCCATGCGGATCGGCCGCGACCACATCGCCTCCACGGTGTACACCATCGCCTTCGCGTACGCCGGCGCGGCCCTGCCCATCCTCATCATCGTGATGCTGTACGACCGCCCGCTCGCGGACACGCTCACCAGCGCGGAACTTTCAGAGGAAGTCATCCGGACCCTCGTCGGCTCCATCGGACTGGTGCTGGCCATCCCCGTCACCACGCTGATCGCGGTTCTGGTGGTCAAGGCCACCGGCGTCCGGGCCGGCGCAGAGGCCGCTGCCCCTGCCGTGGAATCGAAGAGGCCGGGCCGGACACCGGCGGACTCAGCCAACGGCAACGGCGGCCACACCATCGTGGACGACGTCGAGGACACAGGCGCCCTCGCAGCCGCCGCACTGGAGGGGCGCTCCAGGCGGTCGGCTGCAGGGGAGGACAGCGGGTTTCCCACCCGGCGGGGACGCCGGGCGGAACGGGGCTGA
- a CDS encoding alpha/beta hydrolase, translating to MASSSTEENGESRPAEAPGAARQAVLSVRNSSGPTRGVALVLHGGKSRSHEPVEARHLSPARMVPFAWHLHRAGRKHGLAVWSLRNSVRGWNGHDMSPLQDARWALAKIREQHPDVPVFLVGHSMGGLTAVIAADHPSVEAVVALAPWLNPATPTSGVANRKVLIVHGTTDRWTSASASLLFARRASAEAASMQYVALKGAGHFMLRKIRVWQTLTTGFVMNAFSESIGTELPLPADYSRLLPESAVQVTL from the coding sequence ATGGCCAGCAGCAGTACTGAGGAAAACGGCGAATCCCGTCCTGCCGAAGCACCCGGCGCTGCGCGGCAGGCAGTGCTCAGCGTCCGGAATTCGTCAGGGCCCACCCGCGGAGTTGCCCTGGTCCTGCACGGGGGCAAATCCCGGAGCCATGAGCCGGTGGAGGCCAGGCACCTGAGTCCGGCAAGGATGGTGCCCTTCGCCTGGCACCTGCACCGCGCCGGGCGGAAGCACGGGCTGGCCGTGTGGTCGCTCCGCAACAGCGTTCGCGGCTGGAATGGCCATGACATGTCTCCGCTGCAGGACGCCCGCTGGGCACTAGCCAAGATCCGGGAACAGCACCCGGACGTGCCTGTGTTCCTGGTAGGCCATTCCATGGGCGGGCTCACCGCTGTGATCGCCGCGGACCACCCAAGTGTGGAGGCCGTCGTCGCCCTTGCCCCCTGGCTCAACCCCGCAACTCCCACATCCGGGGTGGCCAACCGCAAGGTTCTTATTGTGCACGGAACCACGGACAGGTGGACCAGCGCCTCGGCGTCCCTGCTGTTCGCCCGGCGTGCCTCTGCCGAGGCAGCCAGCATGCAGTATGTTGCCCTCAAGGGGGCCGGCCACTTCATGCTCCGCAAAATCAGGGTGTGGCAGACGCTGACTACCGGCTTTGTGATGAATGCCTTCTCCGAAAGCATCGGGACTGAGCTTCCCCTGCCTGCGGATTACAGCAGGCTGCTGCCGGAATCGGCCGTCCAGGTGACCCTGTAG
- a CDS encoding deoxyguanosinetriphosphate triphosphohydrolase — MFPVAETRTAAPVLPGYDTHDSARWVEEPPKNVYRSDFERDRARVLHSSALRRLGAKTQVVAPDTDDFVRTRLTHSLEVAQVGRELGRALGCDPDVVDTACLSHDLGHPPFGHNGESALNEVAHAIGGFEGNAQTLRLLTRLEPKVLTPDGQPAGLNLTRASLDAAAKYPWSALEAPVIHGQRTSKFGAYEDDLPIFNWIREGAPERRSCLEAQVMDLADDISYSVHDVEDAIVAGHFQLRWMDNPDHRARVVGYAKQWYLPHNDPAAIDAALARLEATDVWVREADGSRKSMAALKNMTSQLIGRFCQSALETTRAVYGPENLTRYSAQLMVPDETVMEIAVMKGLATTFVMTTEHRQPIYERQREVLHALVTALSATGDRHLEPMFAADWRDAADDGARLRVVIDQVASLTDGSALAMYERLVGSLPSLW, encoded by the coding sequence ATGTTTCCGGTGGCTGAAACGCGCACTGCCGCCCCCGTCCTGCCGGGCTACGACACCCATGACTCCGCCCGGTGGGTGGAGGAACCGCCCAAGAACGTCTATCGCTCGGATTTTGAGCGGGACCGCGCCCGCGTGCTGCATTCCTCGGCGCTCCGCCGGCTGGGTGCCAAGACCCAGGTGGTGGCCCCGGACACGGACGACTTCGTGCGGACGCGCCTCACGCACAGCCTGGAAGTGGCCCAGGTGGGACGCGAACTGGGCCGTGCGCTCGGCTGCGATCCGGATGTCGTGGACACTGCCTGCCTGAGCCACGACCTCGGCCATCCGCCGTTCGGCCACAACGGTGAGTCCGCGCTGAATGAAGTGGCCCACGCCATCGGCGGGTTCGAAGGCAACGCCCAGACCCTGCGGCTGCTGACCAGGCTGGAACCCAAGGTGCTGACCCCGGACGGCCAGCCCGCGGGGCTGAACCTCACCAGGGCCAGCCTCGACGCGGCCGCAAAGTACCCGTGGTCCGCGCTGGAAGCCCCGGTGATCCACGGCCAGCGGACCAGCAAGTTCGGCGCCTACGAGGACGACCTCCCCATCTTCAACTGGATCCGGGAGGGTGCCCCGGAGCGCCGGTCCTGCCTCGAAGCCCAGGTCATGGACCTCGCCGACGACATCTCCTATTCGGTGCACGACGTTGAGGACGCGATCGTGGCCGGGCATTTCCAGCTGCGCTGGATGGACAACCCGGACCACCGCGCCCGGGTGGTGGGGTACGCCAAGCAGTGGTACCTGCCGCACAACGACCCGGCCGCCATCGACGCCGCCCTGGCCCGGCTCGAGGCCACGGACGTCTGGGTCCGCGAGGCCGACGGCAGCCGGAAATCCATGGCGGCCCTGAAAAACATGACCAGCCAGCTGATCGGCCGGTTCTGCCAAAGCGCGCTGGAAACCACCCGTGCCGTCTACGGCCCGGAGAACCTGACCCGGTACAGCGCCCAGCTGATGGTGCCGGACGAAACAGTGATGGAAATCGCCGTCATGAAGGGCCTGGCCACCACCTTCGTGATGACCACCGAGCACCGCCAGCCCATCTACGAGCGCCAGCGCGAGGTGCTCCACGCCCTGGTCACGGCGCTGAGCGCCACGGGCGACCGGCACCTGGAACCAATGTTTGCCGCCGATTGGCGGGATGCGGCCGACGACGGCGCCCGTCTTCGCGTGGTGATCGACCAGGTGGCGTCGCTGACCGACGGCTCCGCGCTCGCCATGTACGAACGCCTGGTGGGCAGCCTGCCGTCATTGTGGTGA
- a CDS encoding GNAT family N-acetyltransferase: MAIEYREWREGDDLALLEIWGDPETQQARQFRGALTLSSDGGGGTPWRRCIVAEDVIDGVGIPVAAGVVYEASLHPERLWAYIEVARDHRRSGIGATLLTMLRREAGQSPSGVSKLRAKVEPGTPGAAFAEAFELAPIQRSRLVVIEPGALRLPVFPAKDDGGGPSNDENAGSDIVMDLATGSVELTDVVGRYYTAIHGWDSPGVLSMGQVQKLFLDDLTGAHGAIVLRAEPESAFGAGVAPSRKGRIRAFAVSYAAPANPDAAPGQEAAGPETPTDVFVGHEPALAADDAAEAVRDMLALIAYQHPVMLELDDSMTALRAAVEPLLESGKARLAGPETLIVSD, translated from the coding sequence ATGGCCATCGAATACCGCGAATGGCGGGAAGGTGACGACCTGGCCCTGCTGGAGATCTGGGGCGACCCGGAGACCCAGCAGGCCCGCCAGTTCCGGGGCGCGTTGACCCTGTCCTCCGACGGGGGCGGCGGCACGCCGTGGCGCCGCTGCATCGTTGCCGAGGACGTGATCGACGGCGTCGGCATCCCCGTGGCGGCGGGCGTGGTCTACGAGGCGTCGCTGCACCCTGAACGGCTCTGGGCCTACATCGAAGTGGCGCGCGACCACCGGCGCTCCGGCATCGGTGCCACCCTCCTGACGATGCTGCGCCGCGAAGCCGGCCAGTCGCCGTCGGGCGTGTCCAAACTCCGTGCCAAAGTGGAGCCGGGCACTCCGGGGGCCGCTTTTGCGGAGGCCTTCGAGCTGGCCCCCATCCAGCGTTCCCGGCTGGTGGTCATAGAGCCTGGCGCCCTGCGGCTTCCCGTGTTTCCTGCCAAGGACGACGGCGGCGGGCCATCGAACGATGAAAATGCGGGCTCCGACATCGTGATGGACCTGGCCACGGGTTCCGTGGAACTGACCGACGTCGTGGGCAGGTACTACACCGCCATCCACGGCTGGGATTCACCGGGCGTACTGTCAATGGGCCAGGTGCAGAAGCTCTTCCTGGACGACCTCACCGGCGCCCACGGCGCAATCGTGCTGCGGGCCGAGCCTGAATCGGCTTTCGGGGCAGGCGTTGCACCCAGCAGGAAGGGCAGGATCCGGGCCTTCGCCGTGAGCTACGCAGCGCCCGCCAACCCGGACGCGGCACCCGGCCAGGAAGCCGCCGGACCGGAAACGCCCACGGACGTTTTCGTCGGCCATGAACCCGCCCTCGCCGCGGATGATGCTGCAGAAGCGGTCCGCGACATGCTCGCGCTGATCGCGTACCAGCACCCGGTGATGCTGGAACTGGACGACTCCATGACTGCCCTCCGCGCCGCCGTCGAACCCCTGCTCGAAAGCGGCAAGGCGCGGCTGGCCGGGCCGGAAACCCTCATCGTGTCGGACTAA
- the dusB gene encoding tRNA dihydrouridine synthase DusB yields the protein MTVAATTPAPKLELPPLKLGPITVDTPVILAPMAGITNSAFRRLCREYGGGMYVAEMVTSRALVERTPESLRIISHDDDEKVRSVQLYGVDPVTVGAAVRMLVEEDRADHIDLNFGCPVPKVTRRGGGSALPWKIDLFTSIVQTAVKEASKGNVPLTIKMRKGIDDDHLTYLDAGRIARDAGVAAVALHGRTAAQFYSGQADWSAIARLREALPDIPVLGNGDIWSAEDAVRMVRETGVDGVVVGRGCQGRPWLFGDLQAAFEGSDTRHRPNLGQVAQGVYRHAELMVETFGDEGKALREIRKHIAWYFKGYVVGGELRTRMALVNSLEELRAALDELDVDSPYPGGDAEGPRGRAGSPKRPALPKDWLESRALNADQSRDISAAELDVSGG from the coding sequence GTGACTGTTGCAGCAACTACTCCTGCCCCCAAGCTGGAACTCCCGCCCCTGAAGCTGGGTCCCATTACCGTGGACACGCCAGTGATCCTGGCACCCATGGCCGGCATCACCAACTCAGCGTTCCGCCGTTTGTGCCGGGAGTACGGCGGCGGCATGTACGTGGCGGAAATGGTCACCTCCCGCGCTCTGGTGGAGCGGACGCCGGAGTCACTGCGGATCATTTCCCACGACGACGACGAAAAGGTCCGGTCCGTCCAGCTGTACGGCGTGGACCCGGTAACAGTAGGGGCCGCCGTACGCATGCTCGTCGAGGAGGACCGCGCCGACCATATCGACCTCAACTTCGGCTGCCCCGTTCCCAAAGTCACCCGCCGGGGCGGCGGCTCGGCCTTGCCCTGGAAGATCGACCTCTTTACTTCGATCGTGCAGACGGCCGTCAAGGAAGCCTCCAAGGGCAACGTCCCGCTGACCATTAAGATGCGCAAGGGCATCGATGACGACCATCTCACGTACCTCGACGCAGGCCGCATTGCGCGCGATGCCGGCGTTGCCGCCGTCGCCCTTCACGGCAGGACAGCCGCGCAGTTCTACTCCGGACAGGCCGACTGGTCCGCCATCGCCCGCCTCCGCGAGGCGCTTCCGGACATCCCGGTGCTGGGCAACGGCGATATCTGGTCCGCGGAGGACGCGGTCCGGATGGTCCGCGAAACCGGCGTGGACGGCGTGGTGGTGGGCCGCGGCTGCCAGGGCAGGCCCTGGCTTTTCGGGGACCTGCAGGCGGCGTTCGAGGGAAGCGACACCCGGCACAGGCCCAACCTGGGCCAGGTTGCGCAGGGCGTCTACCGGCACGCGGAACTGATGGTGGAGACTTTCGGCGACGAAGGCAAGGCGCTGCGGGAGATCCGGAAACATATCGCCTGGTACTTCAAGGGCTATGTGGTGGGTGGTGAACTCAGGACGCGGATGGCGCTGGTGAACAGCCTCGAAGAGCTGCGCGCCGCGCTGGACGAGCTGGACGTCGACTCGCCCTACCCGGGAGGCGACGCCGAAGGCCCGCGCGGCCGCGCCGGCTCACCCAAGAGGCCTGCGCTGCCGAAGGACTGGCTGGAGTCCCGTGCCCTCAACGCCGACCAGTCGCGGGATATCTCGGCGGCGGAACTGGATGTTTCCGGTGGCTGA
- a CDS encoding RNA-binding S4 domain-containing protein, translating into MSNVEEITIRDSMIRLGQLLKLANLVEDGVEAAELIKNGLVKVNGEIDDRRGRQLHNGDTVTVNGQTVRVVAPAA; encoded by the coding sequence ATGAGCAATGTTGAAGAGATCACCATCCGCGACAGCATGATCCGCCTCGGCCAGCTCCTGAAGCTCGCCAACCTGGTGGAGGACGGGGTGGAAGCGGCAGAGCTCATCAAGAACGGGCTCGTCAAGGTCAATGGAGAGATCGACGACCGCCGCGGCCGGCAGCTGCACAACGGGGACACCGTGACGGTGAACGGGCAGACCGTGCGCGTGGTAGCGCCCGCGGCCTGA
- a CDS encoding DMT family transporter, whose product MTPSPRLPLIAGLPLAVGAGLAIPVQGRINGALGARLNDGIAAAVVSFSTGLVLMVLISLILPRGRAGLARILPAVRTRAFPRVYVLAGGIGAFFVFAQSFTVGILGVALFTVATVTGQTVSGLLVDRLGIGPAGKKSVTGIRIIGCLLTIAAVAWAVSPRFTGSSGMASAGAGPDGGAEALLVPLLLPVAAGFLMSFQQAMNGTATVHYGTPIAATLVNFVAGSAVLWAAYAIKVSVAGWGNPLPPEWWYYAGGPMGCVFIGLGALLVRSLGVLVTGLGMIAGQLLGSLALDVVLPTPGTVVAPATVLGTILTLAAIILATLPWPRGALRR is encoded by the coding sequence ATGACCCCCAGCCCCCGCCTGCCGCTGATCGCAGGCCTTCCCCTGGCGGTGGGCGCTGGCCTCGCCATTCCCGTCCAGGGCCGAATCAACGGGGCCCTCGGAGCCCGCCTCAACGACGGCATCGCCGCTGCAGTGGTGAGTTTCAGCACAGGCCTGGTGTTGATGGTCCTGATCTCGCTGATCCTGCCGCGCGGACGTGCCGGACTTGCCCGGATCCTGCCCGCGGTCCGCACCAGGGCCTTTCCGCGCGTGTATGTCCTGGCCGGCGGCATCGGCGCGTTCTTCGTCTTCGCCCAGTCCTTCACCGTGGGCATCCTTGGCGTTGCCCTGTTTACCGTGGCCACGGTCACCGGCCAGACAGTCAGTGGTCTGCTGGTGGACCGGCTGGGCATTGGGCCGGCGGGCAAAAAATCCGTCACGGGGATCCGGATCATTGGCTGCCTGCTGACCATCGCCGCAGTGGCCTGGGCCGTGTCGCCCCGCTTCACTGGATCGTCGGGGATGGCCTCCGCCGGCGCAGGACCGGACGGCGGCGCGGAGGCCCTCCTGGTTCCGCTCCTGCTGCCCGTGGCGGCAGGGTTCCTGATGAGCTTCCAGCAGGCCATGAACGGAACAGCCACCGTCCACTACGGCACGCCGATCGCTGCAACCCTGGTCAACTTCGTGGCCGGCTCCGCCGTGCTGTGGGCCGCGTACGCCATCAAGGTCTCGGTGGCCGGATGGGGCAACCCGCTGCCGCCGGAGTGGTGGTACTACGCAGGCGGTCCCATGGGCTGCGTGTTCATCGGCCTGGGCGCGCTGCTGGTCCGCAGCCTGGGGGTCCTGGTTACCGGGCTGGGCATGATTGCCGGGCAGCTGCTCGGCTCGCTCGCCCTGGATGTTGTGCTGCCAACTCCGGGAACGGTCGTGGCGCCAGCCACGGTACTGGGCACCATCCTCACCCTCGCCGCCATCATCCTGGCCACCCTGCCGTGGCCGCGGGGCGCGCTGCGCAGGTAG
- a CDS encoding glycine--tRNA ligase encodes MAAKSVLDQVISLSKRRGFVFQAGEIYGGSRSAWDYGPLGAELKENIKRQWWQSMVRGREDVVGLDSSVILPRQVWEASGHVEVFSDPLVECLSCHKRYRADHLEEEYEEKKGRPAENGLKDIACANCGTRGQWTEPQEFSGLLKTYLGPVASEEGLHYLRPETAQGIFVNFNNVLTTSRKKPPFGIGQIGKSFRNEITPGNFIFRTREFEQMEMEFFVEPGTDEEWHKYWMNERMAWYTGLGIREENLRFFEHPQEKLSHYSKGTTDIEYRFGFQGSEWGELEGIANRTDFDLSTHAKASGTDLSYFNQATNERYIPYVIEPAAGLTRSFMAFLVDAYTEDEAPNAKGGVDVRTVLKLDPRLAPVKAAVLPLSRNEDLSPKAKALGAQLRKNWNIDFDDAGAIGRRYRRQDEIGTPFCITVDFDTLEDQAVTIRERDTMSQERVSLDKVEGYLAARLIGA; translated from the coding sequence ATGGCAGCAAAATCCGTTCTCGACCAGGTCATTTCCCTCTCCAAGCGCAGGGGATTCGTGTTCCAGGCCGGTGAGATCTACGGAGGTTCGCGCTCTGCCTGGGACTACGGGCCCCTCGGCGCCGAACTGAAGGAAAACATCAAGCGCCAGTGGTGGCAGTCCATGGTCCGCGGCCGCGAGGACGTGGTGGGCCTGGACTCCTCCGTCATCCTGCCCCGCCAGGTGTGGGAAGCCTCCGGCCACGTGGAGGTCTTCTCCGACCCCCTGGTGGAATGCCTCTCCTGCCACAAGCGCTACCGGGCAGACCACCTCGAGGAAGAGTACGAGGAAAAGAAGGGCCGCCCCGCCGAAAACGGCCTCAAGGACATCGCCTGCGCCAACTGCGGCACCCGCGGCCAGTGGACCGAACCGCAGGAATTCTCCGGCCTGCTCAAGACCTACCTCGGTCCCGTAGCCAGCGAAGAGGGCCTGCACTACCTGCGTCCGGAGACTGCGCAGGGGATTTTCGTGAACTTCAACAACGTCCTCACCACCTCGCGGAAGAAGCCGCCGTTCGGCATCGGCCAGATCGGCAAGTCCTTCCGCAACGAGATCACCCCGGGCAACTTCATCTTCCGCACCCGCGAGTTCGAGCAGATGGAGATGGAGTTCTTCGTTGAGCCCGGCACCGATGAGGAATGGCACAAGTACTGGATGAACGAGCGCATGGCCTGGTACACCGGCCTGGGCATCCGCGAGGAAAACCTGCGCTTCTTCGAGCACCCGCAGGAGAAGCTGAGCCACTACTCCAAGGGCACCACGGACATCGAATACCGCTTCGGTTTCCAGGGCTCCGAGTGGGGCGAGCTCGAAGGCATCGCCAACCGCACCGACTTCGACCTCTCCACGCATGCCAAGGCCTCCGGCACGGACCTGAGCTACTTCAACCAGGCCACCAATGAGCGCTACATCCCGTACGTGATCGAGCCCGCAGCCGGCCTGACCCGTTCCTTCATGGCCTTCCTGGTGGATGCCTACACCGAGGACGAGGCCCCCAACGCCAAGGGCGGCGTGGACGTCCGAACCGTCCTGAAGCTGGATCCGCGGCTGGCCCCGGTCAAGGCTGCCGTGCTGCCGCTCAGCCGCAACGAGGACCTGTCCCCGAAGGCCAAGGCCCTGGGCGCGCAGCTGCGCAAGAACTGGAACATCGACTTCGACGACGCCGGCGCCATTGGCCGCCGCTACCGCCGCCAGGATGAAATCGGCACCCCGTTCTGCATCACAGTGGACTTCGACACCCTTGAGGACCAGGCCGTGACCATCCGCGAGCGGGACACCATGAGCCAGGAACGCGTCTCCCTGGACAAGGTGGAGGGCTACCTGGCCGCACGCCTGATCGGCGCCTAG
- a CDS encoding alpha/beta hydrolase-fold protein, giving the protein MTEAEVFPAPVVLWSHPEDQRDGKPLLVLLHGYGANEQDLLSLADLLPGDFAVASVRAPIAMGPGFTWFPLTASIDYSLERVKAASSYVLEWIDAIRVGHPSVSLLGFSMGMAMATTLLRQRPTDFAAVVGLSGFVVDAGDDPSFRDDELDGSIPMFWGRDQQDPVITPDKIDFTMGWVRKHVKLTKVLYTGMWHGINQQEIGHVGEFLTHEVLKK; this is encoded by the coding sequence AAGTATTTCCTGCCCCTGTCGTTTTGTGGTCCCATCCGGAGGACCAGCGCGACGGCAAGCCGCTGCTGGTGCTGCTGCACGGCTACGGAGCCAACGAGCAGGACCTGCTCAGCCTGGCCGACCTGCTGCCCGGCGACTTCGCGGTCGCCTCGGTCCGGGCGCCCATCGCCATGGGCCCCGGGTTCACCTGGTTCCCGCTTACCGCGTCCATCGACTACTCGCTCGAGCGCGTCAAAGCCGCGTCCTCCTACGTGCTCGAGTGGATCGACGCCATCAGGGTGGGGCACCCGTCCGTGTCCCTGCTCGGCTTCTCCATGGGCATGGCCATGGCCACCACGCTCCTGCGGCAGCGCCCCACGGACTTCGCGGCCGTCGTCGGACTCTCAGGCTTCGTGGTGGACGCCGGCGACGATCCCAGCTTCCGGGATGACGAACTGGACGGGAGCATCCCGATGTTCTGGGGCCGTGACCAGCAGGATCCCGTGATTACTCCGGACAAAATCGACTTCACCATGGGATGGGTGCGCAAGCACGTCAAGCTCACCAAGGTGCTCTACACGGGCATGTGGCACGGGATCAACCAGCAGGAAATCGGGCACGTGGGCGAGTTCCTCACCCACGAGGTGCTGAAGAAGTAG